GAGCGCGTAGTCTCATACCTGACCGAGGAACTGGTGCGCCGCGGTCACGAGGTGACCCTGTTTGCGTCCGGCGACTCGATTACCTCCGCGCGGTTGGTATCGGGTTTTCCACGCTCACTACGGCTGGCCGGTTTGTCGTCTTCCGGGATCGGCCCCGGGCTTCATATGCCGATGCTCGCCGACGTGTACGGCAGCGCCGATCGCTTTGACATCATTCACTCGCACATCGACTACTGGTCCTTTCCGTTCGCCCGCCTTTGCCCGACCCCGACCATCACTACGATGCATGGTCGGCTCGATGTCGAGCCACTCAAGCCCATCTATGAGCGTTTTCCCGAGATGCCGCTAGTTTCGATCAGCGATTCCCAACGCGGCCCCATGCCCTCGGCGAATTGGGTAGGTACCGCATATCATGGACTGCCGCTCGACTTTCTCAAGTTCAATCCGGACCCCGGCAAGTATCTAGCGTTCCTCGGAAGAATCTGTCCGGAAAAGCGCGTAGACCTGGCCATCGAGGTGGCGCTTAAGGCCGGCATTCCTCTGAAGATCGCGGCCAAGGTCGACGCGGTTGACGTTGAATACTTCGAAAGGCTCATCAAGCCACGCCTCTCTCCTCCGGATGTCGAGCACATCGGCGAGATCAGCGAGCACGAGAAAAGTGAGTTTCTTGGTAACTCGTTGGCGCAATTGTTCGCGATCGATTGGCCGGAACCGTTCGGGCTCGCGATGATTGAGTCATTCGCGTGCGGCGCGCCGGTCATCAGCCGCCCGTGCGGGTCGGTTCCCGAGATCGTGACCGACGGCAAGACCGGCTTCATCGCGTCGACCGTGGATGAACTGGTCGCAGCCGTGAAGCGCATCGATCAGATTTCACGGGCCGACTGCCGCGCCGAATTCGAAGCTCGCTTTAGCGTCACGCACATGGCGCAACGCTACGAAGCACTATACGCGCAGGTGATCGAGGCACGAGAAAAAGCGCTATAGGCACCCCCGCCGTTCGAGTCCCCCCGCCTCGAGTAAGTTGCGCCGTATCCTCGACCCCGAATATGCTTGGGGAACTTCCGGGGATTTTTCCGATGTTCGAAGATGAAACCGTCGATGTTAGATGCCCCAAGTGCGGGCATCTGAACACTATCCAAGTCCGCGAGTTCGAGGTCCGCGTGGAAGCGCATTTCGTCTGTGAGGGCTGCAAGACCGGTGTGAAGGTCGAAGGACACGAGTTTCACGACCGCCTCGCTCGGCTCCGCCAGGAAGTGGAAGAGCTCGAGCGCGAAGCGGGGCGCGAGTCCAAGGGAAAGCCCCGGCGCCCACGCAAGGGCGATTTCCAGATTTGAGTTCACTCACGATGGCCATCGAAGCGATCCTGTGGGACTTCGGCGGTGTCTTCACAAGCTCGCCGTTCGAGGCTTTCAATCGCTATGAAGCCCGGCGTGGCCTCCCCAAGGACTTCATTCGCAAGGTCAATTCCACCAACCACGAGTGCAACGCGTGGGCGCTTTTTGAGTGTTCTAGAATTGACGCGCAGGAGTTCGACCTCAAGTTTCTCGAAGAATCAACTGCGCTCGGCTATCCGGTACGGGGCGGAGACATCCTGCCACTCTTATCCGGCGAGCTCCGTCCGCGAATGGTGGCGGCCTTGCGCGCTTGCAAGCAACGCTTCAAGATCGGCTGCATTACCAACAACGTTATCCACTCCAATGGACCCGCAATGGCGGCGAACCCGCACGCCGCGGCGCGGGTCGCCGAAGTAATGCAGCTCTTCGATGCGATCATCGAAAGCTCCAAAACCGGCATCCGCAAGCCCAACCCGAAAGTCTACCTGATGATGTGTGACCGGTTGGGGGTGCCCCCGCGAGCCTGCGTCTACCTCGACGATTTGGGCATCAATTGCAAACCCGCGGCGCAGCTGGGCATGATCGCCATCAAAGTGGTGACCGAGGATCAGACCCTCTCCGAATTGGGACGTGTCACCGGACTCGCTTTCTAGCTCACACCGAGACGTGGGACTCTCCGACTGGATCTTTGGCTGGTTTCTCGAGTGGAGCATGAGTTCCAAGACGATTAGCCGCCAGCGGCCGCCCGCGCTTAAGGACGCGCGCGGCAAGGTGCTGGAAATCGGCTTCGGGACCGGCCTCAACCTGCCCTGCTATCCAGCGACGGTGACGAACCTTGTGGTGGTCGATCCGGAAGACCTGATGCCCAAGCGAGTCGCCGCTCGTATTTCCGCGGCACCATTTCCCGTAACGCGCGTAACGCGGAGCGCTGAACGCCTGCCGCTTGAAGACGACGCCTTCGACTGCGCCGTCAGTACCTTTACCCTATGTACTATCCCTGATGCATCGGCTGCATTGCGCGAGGTGCGGCGGGTATTGAAACGCGATGGAAGGTTTCTGTTCCTGGAACACGGGCTCAGTGAAGAACCGTCGGTCGCAAAGTGGCAGCGCCGTTTGAATCCGATCCAGCGCAGGATCGGTCGTGGATGCACACTCGACCGGCGCATCGATACACTTATCGCCGATGCCGGCCTGGAGATCACCCGCCTCGATCGCTTCCTCATCCCCGGGATGCCGCGCACGCATGCGACGATGTACCGTGGCATCGCGGCCGCGCGGAAGTGACCTCGAGAGCCCTACTTCGTATAGTCAAAACCGAGTGCTTCTCGGGAAGGAAGACCGACGAACGTTCGAAGTCGATGAACTTCGACTCGTCCTCTAACAACGCTGCTCCGGTGTTCTCGCTCCGCGGGGTCTCCTTCGCTGGCGAAATCCGCGATCGCTCCACCACACTTCGGTGATGCCGTCGTAAGTCTCGGTCTTCTGGCGGGCATCTCCAAACTGGCTTCCTCAATCTTCGGAAAACTGTACGGCCCTGGACGTTTCCTGGCATTGAGCGCCTTGGCAAAAACCGCGCACGAGCGGACCGTGGGTGTTGAGTCAGTACTCGTGAAAGTGCTTCTTAAGACGTCGGCAGGTCTTCGAACAACGTAGATCAATTCGATCGTCGGCTTTAGCTCATCGGGCTCTCGCGCCGCCGCTAGCCAGCCAATGTGGTCGACTTCATCAAGCCTTCGCGTGCTGGATTCAGCTTCGTCGACCAGCCAAAGGTTTGGGCCCGAGGTATTTTCCCGGTTCCGGTGTGAGCGCCGAAAATTTGATTACCGCCGCGGCGAGATCATTGAGATCTTGCCGCGCGCTTTCCGCCAGTTCACCTGCGGTAAAATCCGCAGATACCAGGTAGACGCTAGTCGGAACCACGATCGCGCCGAACCACGCGAGAATATCGCGCAGATGCCAATCGGCACCGAGAAAATGATGGTGCGTGGCGCCCATCGCGATGATTCCAACCGGCTTTGCCGCTAAGGCCTCGAGCGGCAGATGGTCGAGGAAATTTTTCAGCGCACCGGTAATCGATCCTCTGTATACCGGACTGGCGACTATTACTCCGTCGGCTCGGCGCACGCTCTCGACCAGCCCGGCGGTGTCGTCGCGGTACTGCTCGGGCGGGCGGCCATCCGCGAAAGCTATCCGTTGGTCCGCAAGATTTACTAGGTGAACGTCGACCCCCTGATGCGACCTCTGCGCGTTGTCAAGCAGCCACCGCGTTGCGCTAAGGAGGCGGCCCGGCGGCGTAACGCTTCCCACGATAGCCTGAAGTTTGATCGGCATTGTGCTATCCGGCCGCTTCGTGCGATGCGTGTCCTTCGCGCCGGGCGGCCTCGCGCCGCACCAGCGGGATCAGGTGGCGTCCGTAGTCGATCGCATCTTCGAGCGGATCGAATCCACGGATCAGAAAAGTCGTCACGCCGAGGTCGTAATACGCCATCAACGATTCCGCGACTTGCTCTGGCGTCCCGACCAGCGCTGTGGTGTTTCCGCGCGCGCCGGTTGCGGCTGCAACCTCGGTCCAGAGGCGCTGGTCGAGCACCTTTCCTTTCTCCGCCGCCGCCAGCAGCCGTTGCGATCCGACCGCCTGTGGCTCCTTGCGGGTCACGGCGGCCGGCGCACCGCCGCGGATCTGATGAATCTTCGCGATGATTGCACGTGCGCGATCCCAGGCGGCCGCTTCGGTCGGCGCCAGAATGGGCCTGGTCGAAAGACTGAATCTCACGGTGCGCCCATGCCGTGCCGCTGATGCCCTGACCAGCGCGATGGTTCGAGCTGCTTCTTCCAGCGGTTCTCCCCACAGGGCATAGACGTCGGCGTGCTTGCCTGCAATCGCGATCGCCGCTTCGGATGCGCCGCCGAAATAGATAGGTGGATAGGGTTTTTGCAGCGGTTTCACCTCGGGTGACGAGCGGCGGAAGCGGTAGTACTTGCCTTCGTGGTCAACGGGCTGGTCGGCTGTCCAGATGCGGCGCAGGATTTCGACGTATTCGTCGGTCCGCGCGTAACGCTCGTCGTGCGGCAGCAAGTCGCCATCCTTCGCCTGATCGCTGTCGTCGCCGCCCGAGATGATATGTACGGCCAGGCGCCCGCCGCTGAAATGATCGAGCGTCGCCAGCTTGCGAGCGGCGAGCGTCGGCGCGACGAACCCCGGACGATGCGCGAGCATCAGCTGCAGCCGCTGTGTGAGGAATGCGGCGTAGGCGGCCACCACGAATCCGTCCGCGCCGTTCGAGAAGTATCCAATCAGGATCCGATCGAATCCGGACTGCTCATGCGCCTGCGCGAAGCGGCGCACGTAGTCAACATCGATTACAGGCCCGCGCGGCGGATGAATTTCCGACGCCGGCTGTGTTCCGATCATCCCGATGAATTCGATGCCCATCGAAGTCATTCCGCTCGTGCCCCAAAGCACGCCGCAGGGCCTTCGAGCAACATAGTACGCTTCGACCAGCGCGGGTAGCCGACGCTTCGCTACTGAGTTGCCCTGCTCCTGGCAGGTCTAAAAACGGCCGGCGGCGCCGGGTTGGAAGCGCCAGCGCTCTATGCCGCCAGCGAGCTGTCGCTCGTAACCAGCAACCCGATTTTCCGACCCCGGAGCTGCTGGTGCTCGGTAGTTATGGTTTTCGTCGACTAACTGGCCGTACTTGACTCGCTTCCCGCACATTGAGTATCGCTCCATGCAAGGCCTGATCTGACGACAGGCACTTAAGTCTGCGTGCGCACCCGCCACGCCCAGGGAGTCTCCAATGAGTGACGCTGCTAATGATCCATCCGCCGACGGCGGTACCGAAGGTCTCGGTTTTGATCCCGATGCCCTCCGGGCCAAGTACCGCGAAGAGCGCGACCAGCGCATCCGCTCCGACGGCAACGAACAGTACGTTGAGGTCAAGGGTGACTTCAGCCGCTATGTAGATGATCCGTATGTAGAACCCGGCTTCACCCGCGAACCGCTGAACGAGACGTTAGAGATTGTGATCGTCGGCGGTGGCTTCGGCGGTCTGCTCGCGGGCGCACGCCTGCGCGAGGCGGGCGTGCAAGACCTTCGCATCGTCGAGAAGGGCGGCGACTTCGGCGGCACCTGGTACTGGAACCGCTATCCGGGCGCACAATGCGACATCGAGTCATACATCTATCTGCCGCTGCTCGAGGAGACTGGATACCTTCCGAAAGAAAAGTATTCCTTCGCGCCGGAAATCCTCGCGCACGCGCGCCGCATCGGCGAGAGGTACGATCTGTATCGCAGCGCTCTCTTTCAGACCCTGATCAAGGAAATCCGATGGAGCGAGGAAGAGTGTCGGTGGCTGGTCAGCACCAATCGTGATGACCTCCTGCGCGCGCGCCACGTAGTGATGTCCAACGGTCCCCTCAACCGGCCCAAGCTGCCCGGAATTCCCGGGATCGACAGTTACAAGGGGCACACCTTTCACACCAGTCGCTGGGACTACCAGTACACCGGAGGAGACACCAACGGGAATCTGCACAAGCTTGGTGACAAGCGGATGGCGGTGATCGGAACCGGCGCGACGGCGATCCAATGCGTCCCCCACCTCGCGAAACACGCTCAACATTTATTTGTGTTCCAGCGCACGCCGTCGTCCGTCGACATTCGCGGTAACAGTCCGACCGATTCCGAATGGGCCAAGGCGCTGGGTTCCGGTTGGCAAAAAAACCGGATGGACAACTTCAACACCCTGGTTTCCGGTGGAGCAGCCGACATGGACCTGGTGAACGACGGATGGACCGATATCATCCGCAACCTGGCTGCGCTCCTGCCGCGAAAAGAAGCTGACCCGGACAAGCGCCACGACATGGCCAAGATGACGGAGTTGGCGGATTTCAAGAAAATGAATCAGATCCGGGCGCGGGTCGATTCGATCGTGAAGGACGAGGCAACGGCGGAGGCGCTCAAGCCCTGGTATCGGCAGTTCTGCAAGCGCCCCACCTTCAACGATGAGTACCTGCCCGCATTCAACCGACCCAACGTGACACTGGTCGACACGCGCGGACGCGGGGTCGATCGCATCACGGAAAAGGGCCTGGTCTTCGATGGGAACGAATACGAAGTGGATTGCATCGTCTTCGCGACCGGCTTCGAGGTCGGTACCGCGTACACGCGCCGCTCGGGCTACGAGATTTACGGGCGCGGCGGCAAATCGTTGACCGAGCATTGGGGGGACGGCCTCAGGACGCTCCATGGTTTTTACAGCGCGGGCTTTCCGAACTGCTTTCACATGGGAATCACCCAGAATGCGCTTACGGCCAACTTTCCGCACATGCTCGATGAGCAATCGCGGCATATCGCGCAGCTCATCCAGCACGCCAAGCAGAATGAAGCCCGCTGCATCGAGCCAACGCCGGAAGCGGAGGCGGAGTGGGTCGCGACCATCAAGGCCAAGGCGATCAACAGCCTAAACTTCCTGACCGAGTGCACGCCTGGCTACTACAACAACGAAGGCAAGCCGACGGCAGGGACGGGTCTGGCGGGCGATAACTATGGGGGCGGTCCGATCGAGTTCTTCGCGCTCCTGAAACAATGGCGCGAAGCGGGCGACATGAAAGGTTTGAAATTCAGCTAGCTGGGAATCCACCGATTGCGCAGGAGCGATTCTTCGAAATCTGTACGGATCTACGCACGCTGCGGATCGATGGACTGATTTGCTCCAGGCGACGGGAAGCGCGCGCAGAATCATTCTGAGCGCGCAGATTCATGGTTCTGCGGAGTGGTCGCCAACGCATCTGGATCTGCGTCTTCCTAGCGAGATTGATCGTTTTCGTCGAATGGAGCTGCGTCGGGCCGGTGGCCGAACCCCGACCTCTGGTCTGGGTAAACTTCGGCAAA
This DNA window, taken from Candidatus Binataceae bacterium, encodes the following:
- a CDS encoding LLM class flavin-dependent oxidoreductase: MGIEFIGMIGTQPASEIHPPRGPVIDVDYVRRFAQAHEQSGFDRILIGYFSNGADGFVVAAYAAFLTQRLQLMLAHRPGFVAPTLAARKLATLDHFSGGRLAVHIISGGDDSDQAKDGDLLPHDERYARTDEYVEILRRIWTADQPVDHEGKYYRFRRSSPEVKPLQKPYPPIYFGGASEAAIAIAGKHADVYALWGEPLEEAARTIALVRASAARHGRTVRFSLSTRPILAPTEAAAWDRARAIIAKIHQIRGGAPAAVTRKEPQAVGSQRLLAAAEKGKVLDQRLWTEVAAATGARGNTTALVGTPEQVAESLMAYYDLGVTTFLIRGFDPLEDAIDYGRHLIPLVRREAARREGHASHEAAG
- a CDS encoding NAD(P)/FAD-dependent oxidoreductase codes for the protein MSDAANDPSADGGTEGLGFDPDALRAKYREERDQRIRSDGNEQYVEVKGDFSRYVDDPYVEPGFTREPLNETLEIVIVGGGFGGLLAGARLREAGVQDLRIVEKGGDFGGTWYWNRYPGAQCDIESYIYLPLLEETGYLPKEKYSFAPEILAHARRIGERYDLYRSALFQTLIKEIRWSEEECRWLVSTNRDDLLRARHVVMSNGPLNRPKLPGIPGIDSYKGHTFHTSRWDYQYTGGDTNGNLHKLGDKRMAVIGTGATAIQCVPHLAKHAQHLFVFQRTPSSVDIRGNSPTDSEWAKALGSGWQKNRMDNFNTLVSGGAADMDLVNDGWTDIIRNLAALLPRKEADPDKRHDMAKMTELADFKKMNQIRARVDSIVKDEATAEALKPWYRQFCKRPTFNDEYLPAFNRPNVTLVDTRGRGVDRITEKGLVFDGNEYEVDCIVFATGFEVGTAYTRRSGYEIYGRGGKSLTEHWGDGLRTLHGFYSAGFPNCFHMGITQNALTANFPHMLDEQSRHIAQLIQHAKQNEARCIEPTPEAEAEWVATIKAKAINSLNFLTECTPGYYNNEGKPTAGTGLAGDNYGGGPIEFFALLKQWREAGDMKGLKFS
- a CDS encoding glycosyltransferase family 4 protein; this encodes ERVVSYLTEELVRRGHEVTLFASGDSITSARLVSGFPRSLRLAGLSSSGIGPGLHMPMLADVYGSADRFDIIHSHIDYWSFPFARLCPTPTITTMHGRLDVEPLKPIYERFPEMPLVSISDSQRGPMPSANWVGTAYHGLPLDFLKFNPDPGKYLAFLGRICPEKRVDLAIEVALKAGIPLKIAAKVDAVDVEYFERLIKPRLSPPDVEHIGEISEHEKSEFLGNSLAQLFAIDWPEPFGLAMIESFACGAPVISRPCGSVPEIVTDGKTGFIASTVDELVAAVKRIDQISRADCRAEFEARFSVTHMAQRYEALYAQVIEAREKAL
- a CDS encoding HAD-IA family hydrolase codes for the protein MAIEAILWDFGGVFTSSPFEAFNRYEARRGLPKDFIRKVNSTNHECNAWALFECSRIDAQEFDLKFLEESTALGYPVRGGDILPLLSGELRPRMVAALRACKQRFKIGCITNNVIHSNGPAMAANPHAAARVAEVMQLFDAIIESSKTGIRKPNPKVYLMMCDRLGVPPRACVYLDDLGINCKPAAQLGMIAIKVVTEDQTLSELGRVTGLAF
- a CDS encoding NAD(P)H-dependent oxidoreductase, with protein sequence MPIKLQAIVGSVTPPGRLLSATRWLLDNAQRSHQGVDVHLVNLADQRIAFADGRPPEQYRDDTAGLVESVRRADGVIVASPVYRGSITGALKNFLDHLPLEALAAKPVGIIAMGATHHHFLGADWHLRDILAWFGAIVVPTSVYLVSADFTAGELAESARQDLNDLAAAVIKFSALTPEPGKYLGPKPLAGRRS
- a CDS encoding class I SAM-dependent methyltransferase, giving the protein MSSKTISRQRPPALKDARGKVLEIGFGTGLNLPCYPATVTNLVVVDPEDLMPKRVAARISAAPFPVTRVTRSAERLPLEDDAFDCAVSTFTLCTIPDASAALREVRRVLKRDGRFLFLEHGLSEEPSVAKWQRRLNPIQRRIGRGCTLDRRIDTLIADAGLEITRLDRFLIPGMPRTHATMYRGIAAARK